In a genomic window of Myotis daubentonii chromosome X, mMyoDau2.1, whole genome shotgun sequence:
- the RPS4X gene encoding small ribosomal subunit protein eS4, X isoform has protein sequence MARGPKKHLKRVAAPKHWMLDKLTGVFAPRPSTGPHKLRECLPLIIFLRNRLKYALTGDEVKKICMQRFIKIDGKVRTDITYPAGFMDVISIDKTGENFRLIYDTKGRFAVHRITPEEAKYKLCKVRKIFVGTKGIPHLVTHDARTIRYPDPLIKVNDTIQIDLETGKITDFIKFDTGNLCMVTGGANLGRIGVITNRERHPGSFDVVHVKDANGNSFATRLSNIFVIGKGNKPWISLPRGKGIRLTIAEERDKRLAAKQSSG, from the exons ATG GCTCGTGGTCCCAAGAAGCATCTGAAGCGTGTAGCAGCTCCAAAGCATTGGATGCTGGATAAACTGACTGGTGTGTTT gCTCCTCGGCCATCTACGGGTCCCCACAAGCTGAGAGAATGTCTCCCTCTCATCATTTTCTTAAGGAACAGACTTAAGTATGCTCTAACAGGAGATGAAGTAAAGAAGATCTGCATGCAGCGGTTTATTAAGATTGATGGCAAGGTCCGAACCGATATAACCTACCCTGCTGGTTTTATGG ATGTCATCAGCATTGACAAGACTGGAGAGAACTTCCGCCTGATCTATGACACTAAGGGCCGCTTTGCAGTTCATCGTATTACTCCTGAGGAGGCCAAG TACAAGTTGTGCAAAGTGAGGAAGATCTTTGTGGGCACAAAAGGAATCCCTCATCTGGTAACCCATGATGCTCGCACCATCCGCTACCCTGATCCCCTCATCAAGGTGAACGACACCATTCAGATTGATTTGGAGACAGGCAAAATTACTGATTTCATCAAGTTTGACACTG GTAACTTGTGCATGGTGACCGGCGGTGCTAACCTGGGAAGAATTGGCGTAATCACCAACAGGGAGAGGCATCCTGGTTCTTTTGACGTAGTTCATGTGAAAGATGCCAATGGCAACAGTTTTGCCACCCGGCTCTCCAACATTTTTGTAATTGGCAAA GGCAACAAACCTTGGATTTCCTTACCCCGTGGAAAGGGTATCCGCCTCACCATTGCTGAAGAGAGAGACAAGAGACTGGCGGCCAAACAGAGCAGTGGCTGA